Proteins from one uncultured Cohaesibacter sp. genomic window:
- the hisD gene encoding histidinol dehydrogenase, producing MAIRLDATDSNFDAAFADLLAMKREVSDDVDAIVRDIIDEVRARGDDALYDYTAKFDRFDARSKGLRISEAEIEAAVAKVDPEVMKALELAAERIRSHHARQLPKDDFYEDALGVKLGSRWNAIEAVGLYVPGGLAAYPSSVLMNAVPAKVAGVERLVMVVPTPDDVLNPLVLAAAKLAGVDEIYRIGGAQAVAALAYGTQSIAPVYKIVGPGNAFVAAAKRRVFGLVGIDMIAGPSEVLILADKNNDPDWLAVDLMAQAEHDKVAQAMLITDDASMADAVEEAVKRLLTTLPKAEIAGASWADYGAVITVPDWEAGMALANRIAPEHLELAMDNAPDYLDKVRNAGAVFVGHYTPEAVGDYVGGSNHVLPTARSARFSSGLSTLDFVKRTSVLECNVENLRQIGPAAVTLARQEGLEAHARSVAKRLNME from the coding sequence ATGGCCATTCGTCTTGACGCAACCGATAGCAATTTCGATGCCGCATTTGCTGATTTGCTGGCAATGAAACGGGAAGTCTCCGATGATGTCGATGCCATCGTTCGCGATATTATCGATGAGGTCCGGGCGAGAGGCGATGACGCCCTTTACGATTATACTGCCAAGTTCGATCGCTTTGATGCGCGCTCAAAAGGCCTGCGCATTAGCGAGGCTGAAATAGAGGCTGCCGTCGCCAAGGTTGATCCTGAGGTGATGAAGGCGCTGGAGCTGGCCGCAGAGCGCATCCGCTCTCACCATGCACGCCAACTGCCGAAAGACGATTTCTATGAAGACGCGCTCGGGGTCAAGCTCGGCTCGCGCTGGAACGCCATTGAGGCAGTGGGGCTCTATGTGCCCGGCGGGCTGGCGGCTTACCCCTCTTCGGTTCTGATGAATGCGGTGCCTGCCAAAGTGGCCGGTGTCGAACGCCTCGTGATGGTGGTGCCAACCCCTGATGATGTGCTCAACCCGCTGGTGCTGGCCGCAGCCAAGCTGGCTGGCGTGGACGAGATCTACCGTATCGGTGGCGCACAGGCCGTGGCAGCGCTGGCCTATGGCACGCAAAGCATTGCGCCGGTCTACAAGATTGTTGGTCCCGGCAATGCCTTTGTGGCGGCTGCCAAACGCCGCGTCTTCGGGCTCGTGGGCATCGACATGATCGCCGGGCCATCCGAAGTGCTCATTCTGGCCGACAAGAATAACGACCCTGATTGGCTGGCTGTCGATCTGATGGCGCAGGCCGAGCATGACAAGGTGGCGCAAGCCATGTTGATCACCGACGATGCCTCCATGGCCGACGCCGTCGAGGAAGCCGTCAAGCGGCTGCTGACCACGTTGCCAAAGGCGGAGATCGCCGGAGCGAGTTGGGCCGATTATGGCGCCGTGATCACTGTGCCCGATTGGGAAGCCGGCATGGCGCTGGCCAACCGCATCGCACCCGAGCATCTGGAGCTGGCGATGGATAACGCCCCCGATTATCTGGACAAGGTACGCAATGCGGGCGCAGTGTTTGTTGGTCATTATACACCGGAAGCGGTGGGCGATTATGTCGGCGGCTCCAACCATGTCTTGCCAACGGCGCGCTCGGCTCGGTTCTCATCCGGTCTTTCCACGCTCGATTTCGTCAAGCGCACATCCGTGCTTGAATGCAACGTGGAGAATCTGCGCCAGATCGGTCCTGCGGCCGTGACCCTTGCCCGTCAGGAAGGGCTGGAAGCGCATGCCCGCTCTGTTGCTAAACGACTGAACATGGAATAA
- a CDS encoding UPF0262 family protein, translated as MNAQDTGQGPFSLCMIVLDPTSIQPATPDIEHERSVAIYDLVEENNFHPVGHDEGGPYRLDLSMIERKLVMDIKLENGDQIATHILSLTPFRRIIKDYFLICDSYYEAIKTATPSKIEAIDMGRRGLHNEGSQILQARLDGKIETDFATARRLFTLICALHWRG; from the coding sequence ATGAATGCTCAGGATACCGGTCAGGGACCGTTTTCCCTTTGCATGATCGTGCTGGACCCGACATCCATTCAACCGGCCACTCCCGATATCGAGCATGAGCGCTCGGTCGCCATTTACGATCTTGTCGAGGAAAATAATTTCCACCCCGTCGGTCATGACGAGGGCGGGCCCTACAGGCTTGATCTTTCCATGATCGAGCGGAAACTGGTGATGGACATCAAGCTTGAGAATGGCGACCAGATCGCCACGCATATTCTCTCCTTGACCCCATTTCGCCGCATCATCAAGGATTATTTCCTGATCTGCGATAGCTATTATGAAGCCATAAAAACCGCCACGCCGAGTAAGATCGAAGCCATAGATATGGGACGTCGTGGATTGCACAATGAGGGATCCCAGATCCTGCAGGCCCGTCTCGATGGGAAGATCGAAACGGACTTTGCCACCGCGCGGCGCCTATTTACGCTGATCTGCGCATTGCATTGGCGGGGGTAG
- a CDS encoding protein-tyrosine-phosphatase translates to MVLGLIGPDLRPDSILFACGMNAIRSPMAAALAKHLFPGTFYVQSVGVRCGKPDPFAAAVMEEIGLDISEHEPSCFDDLEDSYFDLIVSLAPEAHHRALEWSRGHAVETEYWPTMDPALVTGSREQIMDSYRAVRDGLIVKLKDRFEWITDIKA, encoded by the coding sequence ATGGTTCTTGGTCTCATTGGGCCCGATCTTCGCCCCGACTCCATATTGTTTGCCTGCGGCATGAATGCCATTCGCTCGCCGATGGCGGCAGCCCTTGCCAAACATCTTTTCCCAGGCACCTTCTATGTGCAGTCGGTCGGTGTACGCTGTGGCAAGCCCGACCCTTTTGCTGCTGCTGTTATGGAAGAAATCGGTCTGGACATATCCGAGCATGAACCCAGCTGCTTTGATGATCTGGAAGACAGTTATTTCGACCTGATCGTCTCTCTGGCACCTGAAGCCCACCACAGGGCGCTTGAATGGAGCCGTGGCCATGCGGTTGAAACGGAATATTGGCCGACCATGGACCCAGCTCTGGTGACAGGCTCACGCGAGCAGATCATGGATTCCTATCGTGCGGTGCGCGATGGCCTCATCGTCAAGCTCAAGGATCGCTTTGAATGGATCACCGACATCAAGGCGTGA